A DNA window from Nitratidesulfovibrio sp. SRB-5 contains the following coding sequences:
- the ilvD gene encoding dihydroxy-acid dehydratase, with protein MRSKKMTHGLEKAPHRSLLHALGLTREEIERPLVGVVNAANEVVPGHVHLHTIAEAVKAGVRAAGGTPMEFPAIAVCDGLAMNHEGMHFSLPSREIIADSIEIMATAHPFDALVFIPNCDKSVPGMLMAMLRMDIPSIMVSGGPMLAGGTLAGRTDLISVFEAVGRVQRGDMTMAELDEMTETACPGCGSCAGMFTANTMNCMAETMGLALPGNGTIPAVTAARVRLAKHAGMKVMELLEKNITPRSIVTPRAVANAVAVDMALGGSTNTVLHLPAVFGEAGLDLTLDIFDEVSRKTPNLCKLSPAGHHHIQDLHAAGGIPAVMAELTRKGLVDTSVMTVTGKTLAENLAELNARVLNPDVIRSVDVPYSAQGGIAILKGSLAPQGAVVKQSAVAPEMMVREAVARVFDSEGEAHAAIMGGKINKGDAIIIRYEGPRGGPGMREMLSPTAAIAGMGLGADVALITDGRFSGGTRGAAIGHVSPEAADGGNIGLVREGDHILIDIPARRLDLLVDEAELAARRETFVPLEKPVTSPLLRRYARQVTSAATGAMYRK; from the coding sequence ATGCGCAGCAAGAAGATGACCCATGGATTGGAGAAGGCCCCGCACCGTTCGCTGCTGCATGCCCTGGGGCTGACGCGCGAGGAGATCGAGCGCCCCCTGGTGGGCGTGGTGAACGCGGCCAACGAGGTGGTGCCCGGCCACGTGCATTTGCACACCATTGCCGAGGCGGTGAAGGCCGGGGTGCGCGCGGCGGGCGGCACGCCCATGGAGTTTCCGGCCATCGCGGTCTGTGACGGCTTGGCCATGAACCACGAGGGCATGCATTTTTCGCTGCCGTCCCGCGAGATCATTGCCGATTCCATCGAAATCATGGCCACGGCGCACCCGTTCGACGCACTGGTGTTCATCCCCAACTGTGACAAGTCGGTGCCCGGCATGCTGATGGCCATGCTGCGGATGGACATTCCGTCCATCATGGTCAGCGGCGGCCCCATGCTGGCGGGCGGCACCCTGGCGGGCCGCACCGACCTGATCAGCGTGTTCGAGGCCGTGGGCCGCGTGCAGCGCGGCGACATGACCATGGCCGAACTGGACGAGATGACCGAAACGGCCTGCCCGGGCTGCGGTTCGTGCGCGGGCATGTTCACGGCCAACACCATGAACTGCATGGCCGAAACCATGGGCCTTGCCCTGCCCGGCAACGGCACCATCCCGGCGGTGACGGCGGCGCGCGTGCGCCTGGCCAAGCACGCGGGCATGAAGGTGATGGAACTGCTGGAAAAGAACATCACCCCGCGCTCCATCGTCACCCCGCGCGCCGTGGCCAACGCCGTGGCCGTGGACATGGCGCTCGGCGGCTCCACCAACACCGTGCTGCACCTGCCCGCCGTGTTCGGCGAGGCCGGGCTGGACCTGACGCTGGACATCTTCGACGAGGTCAGCCGCAAGACCCCCAACCTGTGCAAGCTCTCACCAGCCGGGCACCACCACATCCAGGACCTGCACGCCGCAGGGGGCATTCCGGCGGTGATGGCGGAACTGACCAGGAAGGGGCTGGTGGACACCTCGGTCATGACCGTCACCGGCAAGACCCTGGCCGAAAACCTGGCCGAGCTGAACGCGCGCGTGCTCAATCCGGACGTAATACGTTCTGTAGACGTTCCGTATTCGGCGCAGGGTGGCATCGCCATCCTGAAGGGTTCGCTGGCCCCGCAGGGCGCGGTGGTCAAGCAGTCCGCCGTGGCACCGGAAATGATGGTGCGCGAGGCCGTGGCCCGCGTCTTCGATTCCGAGGGCGAGGCGCATGCCGCCATCATGGGCGGCAAGATCAACAAGGGCGACGCCATCATCATTCGCTACGAAGGCCCGCGCGGCGGCCCCGGCATGCGCGAGATGCTGTCGCCCACCGCCGCCATCGCGGGCATGGGCCTGGGCGCGGACGTGGCCCTGATCACCGATGGCCGCTTCAGCGGCGGCACGCGCGGCGCGGCCATCGGCCACGTTTCGCCGGAAGCCGCCGATGGCGGCAACATCGGGCTGGTCAGGGAAGGCGACCACATCCTCATCGACATTCCGGCCCGCAGGCTGGACCTGCTGGTGGACGAGGCGGAACTGGCCGCCCGGCGCGAGACCTTCGTGCCGCTGGAAAAGCCGGTCACCTCGCCCCTGCTGCGCCGCTATGCCCGTCAGGTGACCAGCGCGGCCACCGGGGCCATGTACCGCAAGTAG
- the metE gene encoding 5-methyltetrahydropteroyltriglutamate--homocysteine S-methyltransferase yields MRTHTLGFPRIGGNRELKKAVEDYWKGAATRQQLEDAARAIRLRNWTLQREAGIDVVPVGDFALYDHILDAALLLGVIPPRFRNGDAPRDIDLMFRMARGQGGDQPVAPLEMTKWFDTNYHYLVPELDAATTFAPDAAPLLARIDEALAAGFTPKAVLPGPMTFLWLSKRVDGGTRWSLLPALLDAYGALLRDVAARCPLIQLDEPILSLDLADDIRSRFVPAYARLRVAVPDATLLLASYFAPVGDNLATALSLPVDVLHLDLVRGPEDLAPALDILTRAAARQPADTGLPQSVSQSGIALSLGVINGRNVWRVDADKAAAPVRAAVAALGPDRVWVAPSCSLLHSPVDLDAETGLDPEVAQWLAFARQKCAEVRLVADMCDLNGRADAPETAAALARNRAALAARAASPVIHDPAVAVRAGTVTPEMGWRATPYTARIAAQRAALRLPVLPTTTIGSFPQTADIRAQRRKLRTGQITEAQYDTAMREAIATAIREQEALGLDVLVHGEPERNDMVEYFGEQLRGFCITANGWVQSYGTRCVKPPLLYGDVSRPGPMTVRWITHAQALTQKPVKGMLTGPVTIACWSFVRDDVPRPVVFRQLALAIRDEVADLEAAGIGVIQIDEPALREGLPLRRAAHAAYLDAAVGAFRLASSGVRDATQIHTHMCYCDFHDIIDHVAALDADVISLEASRSRMELLEVFATHAYPNEVGPGVYDIHSPRVPSIDEMETLLRAATRVLPLDRLWANPDCGLKTRDWPETRASLAHLVAAAARVREGV; encoded by the coding sequence ATGCGTACCCACACCCTTGGTTTTCCGCGCATCGGCGGCAACCGTGAACTGAAAAAGGCCGTCGAGGACTACTGGAAAGGCGCCGCCACGCGGCAGCAACTGGAGGACGCCGCGCGCGCCATCCGCCTGCGCAACTGGACCCTCCAGCGCGAGGCGGGCATCGACGTGGTGCCCGTGGGCGACTTCGCCCTGTACGACCACATCCTGGACGCCGCCCTGCTGCTGGGCGTCATCCCCCCGCGCTTCCGCAACGGCGATGCTCCGCGCGACATAGACCTGATGTTCCGCATGGCGCGCGGCCAGGGCGGCGACCAGCCCGTGGCCCCGCTGGAAATGACCAAGTGGTTCGACACCAACTACCACTACCTGGTCCCGGAACTGGACGCGGCCACCACCTTCGCGCCTGACGCCGCCCCCCTGCTGGCCCGGATCGACGAGGCGCTGGCGGCGGGTTTCACCCCCAAGGCGGTGCTGCCCGGCCCCATGACCTTCCTGTGGCTGTCCAAACGCGTGGATGGCGGCACCCGCTGGTCGCTGCTGCCCGCCCTGCTCGACGCCTACGGCGCGCTGCTGCGCGACGTGGCCGCCCGCTGCCCGCTGATCCAGCTGGACGAGCCCATTCTTTCGCTGGACCTCGCCGACGACATCCGCTCGCGCTTCGTGCCCGCCTACGCCCGGCTGCGCGTGGCCGTACCGGACGCCACCCTGCTGCTGGCCAGCTACTTCGCCCCGGTGGGCGACAACCTGGCAACGGCACTGTCCCTCCCTGTGGACGTGCTGCATCTGGACCTGGTGCGCGGCCCGGAAGACCTGGCCCCGGCGCTGGACATCCTGACCCGCGCTGCCGCACGGCAGCCCGCCGATACCGGCCTGCCACAATCCGTGTCGCAATCCGGCATTGCGCTTTCCCTTGGCGTCATCAATGGCCGCAACGTGTGGCGCGTGGACGCGGACAAGGCCGCCGCGCCGGTGCGCGCCGCCGTGGCCGCCCTTGGCCCGGACCGGGTGTGGGTGGCCCCCTCCTGCTCGCTGCTGCACAGCCCCGTGGACCTCGACGCGGAAACCGGGCTGGACCCGGAAGTGGCGCAGTGGCTGGCCTTTGCCAGACAGAAGTGCGCAGAGGTGCGCCTGGTGGCCGACATGTGCGACCTGAATGGCCGCGCCGACGCGCCGGAAACCGCCGCCGCCCTGGCCCGCAACCGGGCCGCGCTGGCCGCGCGCGCCGCAAGCCCGGTCATCCACGACCCCGCCGTTGCGGTCCGCGCAGGCACCGTCACCCCGGAAATGGGCTGGCGCGCCACGCCCTACACCGCCCGCATCGCTGCCCAGCGCGCCGCGTTGCGCCTGCCCGTGCTGCCCACCACCACCATCGGCTCGTTCCCCCAGACCGCCGACATCCGCGCCCAGCGCCGCAAGCTGCGCACCGGCCAGATCACCGAGGCCCAGTACGACACCGCCATGCGCGAGGCCATCGCCACCGCCATCCGCGAGCAGGAGGCCCTTGGGCTGGACGTGCTGGTGCACGGCGAGCCGGAGCGCAACGACATGGTGGAGTACTTTGGCGAGCAGTTACGCGGGTTCTGCATCACCGCCAACGGCTGGGTGCAGAGCTACGGCACCCGCTGCGTCAAGCCGCCCCTGCTCTACGGCGACGTCTCGCGCCCCGGCCCCATGACCGTGCGCTGGATCACCCATGCCCAGGCGCTGACCCAAAAGCCGGTCAAAGGCATGCTCACCGGCCCGGTCACCATCGCCTGCTGGAGTTTTGTCCGTGATGACGTGCCCCGGCCCGTGGTCTTCCGCCAGCTTGCCCTGGCCATCCGCGACGAGGTGGCCGACCTTGAGGCCGCGGGCATCGGCGTCATCCAGATCGACGAGCCCGCCCTGCGCGAGGGCCTGCCCCTGCGCCGCGCCGCCCATGCCGCCTACCTCGACGCCGCCGTGGGCGCGTTCCGCCTGGCCTCGTCCGGCGTGCGGGACGCCACCCAGATTCATACCCACATGTGCTACTGCGACTTCCACGACATCATCGACCACGTGGCCGCCCTGGACGCCGACGTCATCAGCCTGGAAGCCAGCCGCAGCCGCATGGAGCTGCTGGAGGTCTTCGCCACCCACGCCTACCCCAACGAGGTCGGCCCCGGCGTGTACGACATCCACAGCCCGCGCGTGCCCTCCATCGACGAAATGGAAACCCTGCTCCGCGCCGCCACCCGCGTCCTGCCCCTGGACCGCCTGTGGGCCAACCCCGACTGCGGCCTGAAAACCCGCGACTGGCCCGAAACCCGCGCCAGCCTCGCCCACCTCGTGGCAGCTGCCGCACGGGTGCGCGAAGGGGTGTAG
- the def gene encoding peptide deformylase, giving the protein MIREVLQYPDPRLAVECEDITEITDEIRQLAADMAETMYRQDGIGLAAPQVGEHCRLIVVDVSGPEKREALMTFVNPRLELTGDKIDSEEGCLSVPGGYRATVTRSDTVRLTARDLDGNEVCMDADGLLAVCLQHEVDHLKGTLFIDHISRLKRTLYDSRVKKMQKNAPRPMPTAAARTRTGAR; this is encoded by the coding sequence ATGATCCGAGAAGTGCTGCAATATCCCGATCCGCGCCTTGCCGTCGAATGCGAGGACATCACCGAGATTACCGATGAAATCCGTCAGCTTGCCGCAGACATGGCCGAAACCATGTACCGGCAGGACGGCATTGGCCTTGCCGCGCCCCAGGTGGGCGAGCACTGCCGCCTGATCGTGGTGGACGTGTCCGGCCCGGAAAAGCGCGAGGCGCTGATGACCTTCGTGAACCCCCGGCTGGAGCTGACTGGCGACAAGATCGACTCGGAGGAAGGCTGCCTGTCGGTGCCCGGCGGCTACCGCGCCACGGTCACCCGCAGCGACACGGTGCGCCTGACCGCGCGCGACCTGGACGGCAACGAGGTGTGCATGGACGCGGACGGCCTGCTGGCCGTATGCCTGCAACATGAGGTGGACCACCTGAAGGGCACCCTGTTCATCGACCACATCAGCAGGCTGAAGCGCACCCTGTACGATTCGCGCGTCAAGAAGATGCAGAAGAACGCGCCCCGGCCCATGCCCACGGCAGCAGCCAGAACGCGCACGGGAGCGCGCTAG
- the aspS gene encoding aspartate--tRNA ligase has protein sequence MSDQKLDVQQEHQQYIEPLGDWVRSHDCATLTAADTGAEVCLMGWVQYRRDHGGLIFVDLRDRQGLTQIVFSPDVNPAAHERAHIIRSEYVLAIRGTVRPRPEGMTNPGMKTGEIEVYVSEWKLLNTSRTPAFVIEDRTEASENLRLQYRYLDLRRPRMANNFIVRHKAAQATRRYLDELGFLEIETPYLTKSTPEGARDFLVPSRLNQGQFYALPQSPQLFKQLLMMSGMERYYQIVRCFRDEDMRADRQLEFTQIDIEMSFVDEEQVMAMAEGLMARVFRDALDREIATPFPRMSYDDAMARYGVDKPDTRFGLELQDVTHIVRGSNFKLFATAELVKAMRVPGGETMTRKEIDEFTEFVKIYGAQGLAWIKIRPDEWQSPIAKFLSDEERAGLKDALGLETGDIVFFQAGAPGMVNAALGNLRVRLGEHLGLIDENAFNFLWVTDFPLFEYDEEEKRYVACHHPFTSPKDGHMDVMVENPAAARARAYDMVLNGYELGGGSIRNHTAEKQRRMFAALGFSPEEAEAQFGFLTQALEMGAPPHGGIAFGMDRLAMLLTGSSSIRDVIAFPKTQKATCLLTQAPDSVSARQLRDLGLRLRETGKDGAPNAPQG, from the coding sequence ATGAGCGATCAGAAACTTGACGTCCAACAGGAACACCAGCAGTACATCGAACCCCTGGGCGACTGGGTGCGCAGCCACGATTGCGCCACCCTTACCGCCGCCGACACCGGGGCCGAAGTCTGCCTGATGGGCTGGGTGCAGTACCGCCGCGACCACGGCGGCCTCATTTTCGTGGACCTGCGCGACCGCCAGGGCCTTACCCAGATCGTGTTCAGCCCTGACGTCAATCCCGCCGCGCATGAGCGCGCGCACATCATCCGCTCTGAATACGTGCTGGCCATTCGCGGCACCGTGCGGCCCCGGCCCGAGGGCATGACCAACCCCGGCATGAAGACCGGCGAGATCGAGGTGTACGTTTCCGAATGGAAGCTGCTGAACACCTCCAGGACGCCCGCCTTCGTCATCGAGGACCGCACCGAGGCCAGCGAGAACCTGCGCCTGCAGTACCGCTACCTCGACCTGCGCCGCCCGCGCATGGCCAACAACTTCATCGTGCGCCACAAGGCCGCGCAGGCCACCCGCCGTTACCTGGACGAGCTGGGCTTTCTCGAGATCGAGACGCCCTACCTCACCAAGTCCACGCCGGAAGGCGCGCGCGACTTCCTGGTGCCCAGCCGCCTGAACCAGGGCCAGTTCTACGCCCTGCCGCAGTCGCCCCAGCTGTTCAAGCAGCTGCTGATGATGTCGGGCATGGAGCGCTACTACCAGATCGTGCGCTGCTTCCGCGACGAGGACATGCGCGCCGACCGCCAGCTGGAGTTCACCCAGATCGATATCGAGATGAGCTTCGTGGACGAGGAACAGGTGATGGCCATGGCCGAAGGCCTGATGGCCCGCGTGTTCCGCGACGCGCTGGACCGCGAGATCGCCACCCCCTTCCCGCGCATGAGCTATGACGACGCCATGGCCCGCTACGGCGTGGACAAGCCGGACACCCGCTTCGGGCTGGAGTTGCAGGACGTCACGCACATCGTGCGCGGCTCCAACTTCAAGCTGTTCGCCACGGCGGAGCTGGTCAAGGCCATGCGCGTGCCCGGCGGCGAAACCATGACCCGCAAGGAGATCGACGAATTCACCGAGTTCGTGAAGATCTACGGCGCGCAGGGCCTGGCCTGGATCAAGATCCGGCCCGACGAATGGCAGTCGCCCATCGCCAAGTTCCTGTCCGACGAGGAACGCGCCGGGCTGAAGGACGCGCTGGGCCTTGAAACGGGCGACATCGTGTTCTTCCAGGCGGGCGCGCCGGGCATGGTCAACGCGGCGCTGGGCAACCTGCGCGTGCGCCTTGGCGAGCACCTGGGCCTCATCGACGAGAACGCCTTCAACTTCCTGTGGGTGACCGACTTCCCGCTGTTCGAATACGACGAGGAAGAGAAGCGCTACGTGGCCTGCCACCATCCGTTCACCTCGCCCAAGGACGGCCACATGGACGTCATGGTCGAGAACCCGGCGGCGGCCCGCGCCCGCGCCTACGACATGGTGCTGAACGGCTACGAACTGGGCGGCGGCTCCATCCGCAACCACACGGCGGAAAAGCAGCGCCGCATGTTCGCGGCACTCGGCTTCTCGCCGGAAGAAGCGGAAGCGCAGTTCGGCTTCCTGACCCAGGCGCTGGAAATGGGCGCCCCGCCGCACGGCGGCATCGCCTTCGGCATGGACCGTCTGGCCATGCTGCTTACCGGCTCGTCGTCCATCCGCGACGTCATCGCCTTCCCCAAGACCCAGAAGGCCACCTGCCTGCTCACCCAGGCGCCGGACAGCGTATCCGCCCGCCAGCTGCGCGACCTGGGCCTGCGCCTGCGCGAAACGGGCAAGGACGGCGCGCCCAACGCTCCGCAGGGCTAG
- the fmt gene encoding methionyl-tRNA formyltransferase — protein MPDGNGNTDAARVVTEPAAPREPLRVVFMGTPGFASVIMRHLLEWDGCEVIAAYTQPDRPCGRGQQCRPPEVKLLAMEHGVPVYQPLNFKTEEAVAELRSLRPDVLVVAAYGLILPQSVLDIPRLGPVNVHASLLPRLRGAAPIQRAVMAGDAVTGVTIMRMEASLDTGPMLLQKAMGIGIGDTAGDLHDQLAELGGRLLTVALGKLADGTAVAIPQDHDRATYAAKLTKADGLIDWNRTAVQVHAHIRGVTPWPGAYCTIQRQSQGLQSGTVQKELRVSLGPGRIGPLRSEAPEYEGAAPGTIVGLVDEQLAIACADRLYLVDSIRPADRKPMDARAFLCGYLNACECDGGLAVCV, from the coding sequence ATGCCGGACGGCAACGGTAATACGGACGCCGCACGGGTGGTGACGGAACCCGCCGCGCCGCGCGAACCCCTGCGCGTGGTGTTCATGGGCACGCCCGGCTTTGCCTCGGTAATCATGCGCCACCTGCTGGAATGGGACGGCTGCGAGGTGATCGCCGCGTACACCCAGCCGGACCGCCCCTGCGGGCGCGGCCAGCAGTGCAGGCCGCCCGAAGTGAAACTGCTGGCCATGGAACACGGCGTGCCGGTGTACCAGCCCCTGAATTTCAAGACCGAGGAAGCCGTTGCGGAATTGCGCTCCCTGCGGCCCGACGTGCTGGTGGTGGCCGCCTACGGGCTTATCCTGCCGCAATCGGTGCTGGACATCCCGCGCCTTGGCCCCGTCAACGTGCATGCCTCGCTGCTGCCGCGCCTGCGCGGTGCAGCGCCCATCCAGCGCGCCGTCATGGCCGGTGACGCCGTGACCGGGGTAACCATCATGCGCATGGAAGCCAGCCTGGATACCGGCCCCATGCTGCTGCAAAAGGCCATGGGCATCGGCATCGGCGACACTGCGGGCGACCTGCACGACCAGCTGGCCGAGCTCGGCGGCAGGCTGCTGACCGTGGCGCTGGGCAAGCTGGCCGACGGCACCGCCGTGGCCATTCCGCAGGATCACGACCGGGCCACCTACGCCGCCAAGCTGACCAAGGCCGACGGCCTCATCGACTGGAACCGCACTGCTGTGCAGGTGCACGCGCACATTCGCGGGGTTACCCCGTGGCCCGGCGCGTACTGCACCATTCAACGGCAGAGTCAGGGGCTCCAGAGCGGTACGGTCCAGAAGGAACTGCGCGTGTCCCTGGGCCCCGGTCGCATCGGCCCGTTGCGGTCGGAGGCCCCGGAATACGAGGGCGCCGCTCCCGGCACGATAGTCGGGCTGGTGGACGAGCAACTGGCCATCGCCTGCGCCGACCGGCTGTACCTTGTGGATTCCATCCGCCCGGCGGACCGCAAGCCCATGGATGCCCGCGCCTTTCTGTGCGGCTACCTGAACGCCTGCGAGTGCGACGGCGGCCTTGCCGTGTGCGTGTAG
- the hisS gene encoding histidine--tRNA ligase, translating into MSTNNSDKTAQKVTSDKVSTIKGFADMFSPDSDVFTFMENTAREVFGRYGYAELRTPLLERTELFCRSIGTETDVVQKEMYTFPDRKGRSLTLRPEATAGVMRAFIDAGRHAQEPVSKLFTTGPMFRYERPQKGRMRQFHQINCECLGPQEPQADAELVLMLMTFLRELGLTDLSLQVNSLGCRECRPVYRAALRDFLDSIDRESLCEDCRRRIDTNPLRVLDCKVPTCRELTAEAPRIIDHNCPECRSHFDTVLRVFDAAQLPYVLTPRLVRGLDYYNRTTFEVVSGSIGAQSSVAGGGRYDGLVAQLGGPDVPGVGFACGMERLALMMPALEKKRPDFYIAVLDPAAADAAMLLAQELRAAGKAGEVSFAARGIKGQMRQAGRTGARCTLLLGGDEMANGTVVIKDMDSGEQRSVPQGEAVAAV; encoded by the coding sequence ATGAGCACCAACAATTCCGACAAGACCGCACAAAAGGTTACGAGCGACAAGGTGAGCACCATCAAGGGGTTCGCCGACATGTTCAGCCCCGACAGCGACGTGTTCACCTTCATGGAGAACACCGCGCGCGAGGTGTTTGGCCGCTACGGCTACGCCGAACTGCGCACCCCGCTGCTGGAACGCACCGAACTGTTCTGCCGCTCCATCGGCACCGAGACCGACGTGGTGCAGAAGGAAATGTACACCTTCCCCGACCGCAAGGGCCGTTCGCTGACCCTGCGCCCGGAAGCCACGGCGGGCGTCATGCGCGCGTTCATCGATGCGGGCCGCCACGCGCAGGAGCCGGTCTCCAAGCTGTTCACCACCGGCCCCATGTTCCGCTACGAGCGCCCGCAGAAGGGCCGCATGCGCCAGTTCCACCAGATCAACTGCGAATGCCTTGGCCCGCAGGAACCGCAGGCCGACGCCGAACTGGTGCTGATGCTCATGACCTTCCTGCGCGAACTGGGGCTGACCGACCTTTCGTTGCAGGTGAACTCGCTGGGCTGCCGCGAATGCCGCCCGGTGTACCGGGCCGCGCTGCGCGACTTTCTGGATTCCATCGACCGCGAATCGCTGTGCGAGGACTGCCGTCGCCGCATCGACACCAACCCGTTGCGGGTGCTGGACTGCAAGGTGCCCACCTGCCGCGAGCTGACCGCCGAGGCCCCGCGCATCATCGACCACAACTGCCCGGAATGCCGCAGCCACTTCGACACGGTGCTGCGCGTGTTCGACGCCGCGCAGTTGCCCTACGTGCTCACCCCGCGCCTGGTGCGCGGGCTGGACTACTACAACCGCACCACCTTCGAGGTGGTGTCCGGCTCCATCGGCGCGCAGTCGTCGGTGGCGGGCGGCGGGCGGTATGACGGCCTGGTGGCGCAACTGGGCGGCCCCGACGTGCCCGGCGTGGGCTTTGCCTGCGGCATGGAACGCCTGGCCCTGATGATGCCCGCGCTGGAAAAGAAGCGGCCCGATTTCTACATCGCCGTGCTGGACCCGGCTGCGGCGGACGCGGCCATGCTGCTTGCGCAGGAACTGCGCGCGGCGGGCAAGGCGGGCGAGGTGTCCTTTGCCGCGCGCGGCATCAAGGGCCAGATGCGCCAGGCCGGACGCACCGGCGCGCGCTGCACCCTGCTGCTGGGCGGCGACGAGATGGCCAACGGCACCGTGGTCATCAAGGACATGGACAGCGGCGAGCAGCGCAGCGTGCCGCAGGGCGAGGCCGTGGCAGCCGTATAG
- a CDS encoding class I SAM-dependent methyltransferase — protein MNQRWDADTVRGYMQWLETPRGAFAVRHEQRLLHHMVSGWPRRGHTLLEVGCGPGVFLESFWGAGFDVTGLDSSEAMLEAARERMHCRADFHLGVADHLPFDDDAFDYVALLTCLEFVPDPAAALAEAFRVASRGVLVAFLNRISPYYPTHGVPMPGLRGSLLRQARWFSVPSMYGLVRGTGVSCSVTMRSVLHGPACTWRESRLFEMLNGWISLSPFGAYVAMRMDFGRRMPVTPLMLRTGKAAVSRMAPGRQAATDGFSCRRKHEE, from the coding sequence ATGAATCAGCGGTGGGATGCGGACACGGTGCGGGGCTACATGCAGTGGCTGGAGACGCCCCGGGGGGCGTTTGCGGTGCGGCACGAGCAGCGGCTGCTGCACCACATGGTGTCTGGCTGGCCACGGCGCGGGCACACCCTGCTGGAGGTGGGCTGCGGTCCGGGGGTATTTCTGGAATCGTTCTGGGGCGCGGGGTTCGACGTCACGGGGCTGGACAGCAGCGAGGCCATGCTGGAGGCCGCGCGCGAGCGCATGCACTGCCGGGCGGACTTTCACCTTGGCGTGGCCGACCACCTGCCCTTTGATGACGACGCCTTTGACTACGTGGCCCTGCTGACCTGCCTGGAATTCGTGCCCGACCCGGCGGCGGCGCTGGCGGAAGCGTTCCGGGTGGCTTCACGCGGGGTGCTGGTGGCCTTCCTGAACCGTATTTCGCCCTACTACCCCACCCACGGGGTGCCCATGCCGGGGCTGCGCGGTTCCTTGCTGCGGCAGGCGCGCTGGTTCAGCGTGCCCTCCATGTACGGGCTGGTGCGCGGCACGGGGGTGTCCTGCTCCGTCACCATGCGCTCGGTGCTGCACGGCCCGGCCTGCACCTGGCGAGAATCGCGGCTGTTCGAGATGCTGAACGGCTGGATCAGCCTTTCGCCGTTCGGGGCGTACGTGGCCATGCGCATGGACTTTGGCCGCCGCATGCCGGTCACCCCGCTGATGCTGCGCACGGGCAAGGCCGCCGTGTCGCGCATGGCGCCCGGACGTCAGGCCGCCACGGACGGCTTTTCCTGCCGCAGAAAGCACGAGGAGTAG
- a CDS encoding cell division protein FtsX: MRTFFRLLARGVADLFLHPWAQLLSMAAVTLVVFLSGLLLMALATVDAELSASRGETVYQVYWRPGTDMAHVRGQWEELGHMPWLASLETYSPDEALTALARRMGETTGQAAGLPVPDMGFLSGKSPLPPTALLTFAPREADPEKWAADTQAFLKAMPGVERVAASPLRDELGKAWRSASRFVIWPTVGFLGVVLALVVGNTVRLTLSTRREEIEILQLVGARNWYIRLPLMVAGALQGLLGGGLACLLLLAVHWRFRTALNVPPLLLELRLPPPEQAALLLAVPVLMGILGSWIAVRSR; the protein is encoded by the coding sequence ATGCGCACATTCTTCCGCCTGCTGGCCCGCGGCGTGGCCGACCTGTTCCTGCACCCGTGGGCGCAACTGCTGTCCATGGCGGCGGTGACGCTGGTGGTCTTCCTGTCCGGCCTGCTGCTGATGGCCCTGGCCACGGTGGACGCCGAGCTCAGCGCCTCGCGCGGGGAAACGGTGTACCAGGTGTACTGGCGCCCCGGCACGGACATGGCCCACGTGCGCGGCCAGTGGGAAGAGCTGGGCCACATGCCGTGGCTGGCCAGCCTGGAAACCTACAGCCCGGACGAGGCCCTGACCGCGCTGGCCCGCCGCATGGGCGAAACGACCGGGCAGGCCGCCGGGCTGCCCGTGCCGGACATGGGCTTTCTGTCCGGCAAAAGCCCCCTGCCGCCCACGGCCCTGCTGACCTTTGCCCCGCGCGAGGCCGACCCCGAAAAGTGGGCCGCCGACACCCAGGCCTTTCTCAAGGCCATGCCCGGCGTGGAGCGGGTGGCCGCATCGCCCCTGCGCGACGAACTGGGCAAGGCGTGGCGCTCGGCCAGCCGCTTCGTGATCTGGCCCACCGTGGGCTTCCTGGGCGTGGTGCTGGCGCTGGTGGTGGGCAACACCGTGCGGCTCACCCTGTCCACCCGGCGGGAGGAAATCGAGATCCTGCAACTGGTGGGCGCGCGCAACTGGTACATCCGGCTGCCCCTGATGGTGGCGGGCGCGCTGCAAGGCCTGCTGGGCGGCGGCCTTGCCTGCCTGCTGCTGCTTGCCGTGCACTGGCGCTTCCGCACCGCGCTCAACGTGCCGCCCCTGCTGCTGGAACTGCGCCTGCCCCCGCCGGAACAGGCCGCCCTGCTGCTGGCCGTGCCCGTGCTCATGGGCATTCTGGGCAGCTGGATTGCCGTCCGCAGCCGCTAG